In Alicyclobacillus macrosporangiidus CPP55, a single window of DNA contains:
- a CDS encoding MerR family transcriptional regulator — protein MGTDANVWRVGEVADLTGLSVRTLHYYEEMGLLVPSDRTETGHRRYTEADLARLQQILSLKSIGFSLEEIRDCLNNPDFSPLTVLNLHMDQIRRHIEALMELHKRLETVADHLRQRESVSAQEFIYLMEGIRMAEKYPFTPEQMEKIRKQGELLGQDKIREVEQEWPELIAKVKAEMEKGTPPDSPEVRQLARRWKELIEMFTGGDPGIAATLKKRYTEEPGYAAQFGMSRELLEYVAKAMES, from the coding sequence ATGGGAACAGACGCAAACGTTTGGAGAGTCGGTGAGGTCGCGGATTTAACGGGATTGTCCGTGCGGACGCTGCACTACTACGAGGAGATGGGACTGCTGGTACCATCGGATCGTACGGAGACCGGCCATCGTCGGTATACCGAGGCGGACCTTGCGCGACTGCAGCAAATCCTTTCGTTGAAGAGCATCGGGTTTTCGCTCGAGGAAATCCGCGATTGTCTGAACAACCCCGATTTCTCGCCGCTCACCGTGCTGAACCTGCACATGGACCAGATCCGTAGGCACATCGAGGCGTTGATGGAGTTGCACAAGCGCCTGGAGACGGTGGCAGATCACTTGCGACAACGGGAATCGGTCAGTGCTCAGGAATTCATTTATCTGATGGAGGGGATACGCATGGCAGAGAAGTACCCGTTCACGCCGGAACAAATGGAAAAGATCCGGAAGCAGGGTGAACTGCTTGGCCAGGACAAGATTCGGGAAGTCGAACAGGAATGGCCAGAATTGATTGCCAAGGTCAAGGCGGAGATGGAGAAGGGAACGCCTCCCGACAGTCCCGAAGTTCGCCAACTGGCCCGGCGGTGGAAGGAGCTCATCGAAATGTTTACTGGTGGCGACCCGGGCATCGCTGCGACACTCAAGAAGCGCTACACGGAGGAACCCGGTTACGCAGCCCAGTTTGGCATGAGCCGCGAGCTGTTGGAATACGTGGCAAAAGCGATGGAGTCATGA
- a CDS encoding glycosyltransferase family 4 protein has product MIADKARAKTVLIICHAFPPVGGMAVQRPLKFARYLGGFGWKVTVLTSADVYAATMDPSLLQEVPADVTVVRVSDPVSKWVGKAISKTTTSGGPTHRPTRLPWFKRMVRSTLKKLKQALFVPDEHVVWALFAAREGIKLAKELGVDCVYTTSGPNSTHVAGLLIHWLTRTKWVADFRDPWTDNFHFSHRGFRRRLEGWMERQVFHGASAVITVTDGFKALFDRKYPHVRKNIRVIRNGVDPSDFPSESPYPKSDRFTLLYAGILYPARSPAVFFQALSRLLRYGYVRRDEIRVQFAGVFDYPGYEDNRRLVEQLDLQEVVEVLGYLPRKEVLARMMSADALLLFGDRPSSARDYVPGKVYEYLYAGRPILALLPDCEAADIIRSANGGIVVDPYKPEAVAEALRSLMSWRSEDGQDAQRPGTVEMYTRQKQTQQLAALMDRLVQTGAAQSQGRRRGRLGQADSREGEHHERTVVVRD; this is encoded by the coding sequence GTGATCGCGGACAAGGCGCGTGCCAAAACGGTTCTCATCATCTGCCACGCGTTTCCCCCAGTCGGGGGAATGGCCGTTCAGCGCCCGTTGAAATTCGCCCGGTACCTGGGCGGTTTCGGCTGGAAGGTCACCGTGCTGACGTCCGCGGACGTGTACGCCGCGACCATGGACCCCTCGCTGCTGCAGGAGGTTCCGGCAGATGTCACGGTTGTGAGGGTGTCCGACCCGGTGTCGAAGTGGGTGGGAAAGGCGATCTCGAAAACTACGACGAGTGGCGGCCCGACACACCGTCCCACTCGCCTGCCGTGGTTCAAACGGATGGTTCGGAGCACTCTGAAAAAACTCAAGCAGGCGCTGTTCGTTCCGGATGAGCACGTGGTGTGGGCTTTGTTCGCAGCGCGGGAAGGGATCAAATTGGCCAAGGAGCTGGGCGTGGACTGCGTGTACACGACTTCGGGGCCGAACAGCACGCACGTCGCAGGCCTCCTGATCCACTGGCTGACGCGAACAAAGTGGGTCGCGGATTTCCGCGACCCGTGGACGGACAACTTTCATTTCTCGCACAGAGGATTCAGGCGCCGACTGGAAGGTTGGATGGAGAGACAGGTGTTTCACGGCGCCTCGGCTGTGATCACCGTAACGGATGGCTTCAAAGCGTTGTTTGACCGGAAGTACCCGCATGTGCGGAAAAACATCCGGGTGATTCGGAATGGGGTGGATCCGTCCGATTTTCCGTCAGAATCGCCGTATCCAAAGTCTGACCGGTTCACCCTTCTGTATGCGGGAATTCTGTATCCTGCTCGCTCTCCAGCTGTTTTTTTCCAAGCACTGAGCCGTCTCCTGCGGTACGGGTATGTGCGCCGCGACGAAATCCGTGTTCAATTCGCCGGTGTGTTCGACTACCCGGGTTATGAGGACAACCGGAGGCTGGTGGAACAGTTGGATCTGCAGGAGGTGGTCGAGGTTCTGGGATACCTCCCGAGAAAGGAGGTCCTCGCCCGGATGATGTCCGCCGACGCCCTGCTGCTGTTTGGTGATCGCCCTTCGAGTGCGCGCGATTACGTGCCGGGAAAAGTGTACGAATACCTCTACGCAGGCAGGCCCATCCTCGCGTTGTTGCCGGATTGCGAAGCTGCGGACATCATCCGGTCGGCCAACGGCGGCATCGTGGTCGATCCGTACAAACCGGAGGCTGTCGCTGAGGCCCTCCGGAGTCTGATGAGTTGGCGGAGTGAAGACGGACAAGACGCCCAGCGCCCCGGAACGGTGGAGATGTACACGCGGCAGAAGCAAACGCAGCAATTGGCAGCCCTGATGGACCGCTTGGTTCAAACCGGTGCGGCGCAGTCACAGGGCCGGCGGCGAGGCAGGTTAGGCCAGGCAGATTCCCGGGAGGGGGAGCACCATGAGAGGACCGTTGTTGTTCGCGATTGA
- a CDS encoding MetQ/NlpA family ABC transporter substrate-binding protein, which produces MPRASIVRWAAALLASTALVAGCGASPSKTPSAANHPTGTSAEPVVLKVGASPVPHAEILNAVKPVLAKEGIDLQVVEFQDYVQPNRALAEGSLDANFFQHVPYLTEYNQQNHTDLVPTVSVHFEPLGLYPGRSTSLSNIPDGAKIAVPNDTTNEARALLLLQNAGVISLKQPLTIDETKQDITANPHHVQIVELDAASIPRHLKDVDYAVINGNYAVQAGLTVDKALAKESADSLAAKTYANVVVVRKGDENKPAIQKLDTALQSDTVRQFIEQHYHGSVVPVFDALKH; this is translated from the coding sequence ATGCCACGTGCATCCATCGTTCGCTGGGCCGCTGCTTTGCTGGCCTCCACCGCCCTCGTCGCCGGTTGCGGCGCATCCCCGTCAAAGACGCCGTCGGCCGCCAACCATCCGACGGGCACGTCCGCGGAACCTGTCGTGCTCAAGGTCGGCGCAAGCCCCGTCCCGCACGCCGAGATCCTGAACGCTGTGAAGCCGGTGTTGGCCAAGGAAGGCATCGACCTGCAGGTGGTCGAATTCCAAGATTATGTTCAGCCCAACCGGGCATTGGCGGAGGGCAGCCTGGACGCGAACTTTTTCCAACACGTTCCATATCTGACAGAATACAATCAGCAAAACCACACAGACCTGGTGCCCACCGTGTCCGTGCACTTCGAGCCGCTCGGCCTGTATCCCGGCCGCAGCACATCGCTGTCGAATATCCCGGACGGCGCGAAGATCGCGGTGCCCAACGACACCACCAACGAGGCGCGCGCCCTGCTGCTGCTCCAGAACGCCGGGGTGATCTCGCTCAAACAGCCGCTGACCATCGATGAGACCAAGCAGGACATCACGGCGAATCCGCACCACGTGCAGATCGTCGAGCTGGATGCGGCGTCTATCCCGCGCCACCTCAAGGACGTCGATTACGCGGTGATCAACGGCAACTACGCCGTGCAGGCCGGACTGACCGTCGACAAGGCGCTGGCCAAGGAATCGGCGGACTCCCTGGCAGCGAAGACCTACGCCAACGTGGTCGTCGTGCGCAAGGGAGACGAAAATAAGCCGGCCATCCAGAAGCTCGACACAGCGCTGCAGTCAGACACGGTGCGGCAGTTCATCGAACAGCACTATCACGGTTCGGTCGTACCGGTGTTCGACGCGTTGAAGCACTGA
- a CDS encoding nucleotide sugar dehydrogenase: MDGTIGVVGLGYIGLPLALCLCEKGYRVVGVDIDEDKVNELCRGRTTVSETLNGETLESILQRHLSSGRFIPTTHISVAAWEGRAYIVTVGVPVTKEGTLNEAPLLIAMEQLGKVLKPSDLVLVRSTVVPGMMEDKIIPRLREASQMTPGVDFHVAYAAERVAEGRALHEFQTLDVVLAGLTPQCAAKAADLLSHLTAGTIHVTDLRTAQLTKVIENVQRDVNIALAHQIKEIAEHHGVDVYELIRLANTHPRVRLLEPGIGVGGYCIPSAYAYLAASLPAGRTLPLLKLARGINETAPARTVERLAKQLIAVGKSLDECTIAILGLGMKDGSNDVRHSPALACAEHLLQRGAVVRAFDPTVPMQFPFQVSTLESCLYGADGVIVAAWQQAFEEFDLARALRMCRQPAVIVDLKHRLRRSLASDPSQREGELAWASRGVDR; encoded by the coding sequence GTGGACGGAACAATTGGCGTTGTCGGCTTGGGGTACATCGGACTTCCCTTGGCACTGTGTCTCTGCGAAAAAGGATACAGAGTCGTGGGGGTAGATATCGACGAGGACAAGGTGAACGAGCTGTGCCGTGGACGGACCACGGTTTCGGAAACGCTGAACGGAGAAACCCTGGAGTCCATCCTGCAACGCCACCTGTCCTCGGGTCGGTTTATACCGACCACTCACATCTCCGTCGCGGCCTGGGAAGGGCGGGCCTACATCGTCACGGTGGGTGTTCCGGTCACAAAGGAGGGGACGCTCAACGAAGCTCCCCTGCTCATCGCCATGGAGCAACTGGGCAAGGTGTTGAAGCCGAGCGACTTGGTGCTGGTCCGCAGCACCGTCGTTCCAGGAATGATGGAAGATAAAATCATTCCCCGGTTGCGCGAGGCCAGCCAGATGACGCCGGGGGTCGACTTTCACGTGGCGTACGCCGCGGAGCGGGTCGCAGAGGGGCGGGCTCTGCACGAGTTTCAGACGCTCGACGTTGTCCTCGCAGGTCTGACCCCGCAGTGCGCAGCCAAGGCGGCCGATTTGCTCTCCCATCTGACGGCGGGCACGATTCATGTGACGGACCTTCGGACGGCTCAGTTGACCAAGGTGATCGAAAACGTGCAACGAGACGTGAACATTGCGTTGGCGCATCAGATCAAAGAGATTGCTGAGCACCACGGTGTGGACGTGTACGAGTTGATTCGGCTCGCGAACACGCATCCTCGCGTGCGTCTGCTCGAACCAGGCATCGGCGTCGGCGGCTACTGCATCCCCAGTGCCTACGCTTACCTCGCGGCGTCCCTGCCTGCTGGCCGCACGTTACCGCTCCTGAAGTTGGCGCGCGGCATCAACGAGACCGCGCCGGCTCGCACGGTGGAGCGATTGGCCAAGCAACTCATCGCTGTCGGCAAGAGCTTGGATGAGTGCACGATTGCCATCCTCGGCCTCGGGATGAAGGACGGGTCGAACGATGTCCGCCACAGTCCGGCGTTGGCGTGCGCGGAGCACCTGCTGCAAAGGGGAGCGGTCGTACGCGCGTTCGACCCGACGGTGCCGATGCAATTCCCGTTCCAGGTCTCCACCTTGGAATCGTGCCTGTACGGAGCGGACGGGGTGATTGTCGCAGCGTGGCAGCAGGCGTTTGAGGAATTCGACCTTGCGCGAGCACTCCGCATGTGTCGCCAACCGGCGGTGATCGTCGATTTGAAACACCGCCTGCGGAGATCCCTCGCTTCGGACCCTTCACAACGAGAGGGAGAGCTGGCCTGGGCGAGCCGGGGTGTCGACCGGTGA
- a CDS encoding type II toxin-antitoxin system HicB family antitoxin, whose amino-acid sequence MLEVPQIERYLFPCVFLAEPGGSYAVVFPDLENQGAYSCGSNLREAYKNAREVLEMVLRQMKKEGTPIPEPSKPEDITWHNEYEGYGGFVSLIEAWMENEDNERNRSVRVNCTIPRWMKEYADEEGLNYSQILQNGIRRQLHIEHVSG is encoded by the coding sequence GTGTTGGAGGTGCCACAAATAGAACGATACCTTTTCCCTTGCGTGTTCCTTGCGGAACCAGGCGGAAGCTACGCCGTCGTGTTCCCTGACTTGGAGAATCAGGGAGCATATTCTTGCGGATCGAACCTTCGCGAAGCCTACAAGAACGCTCGCGAGGTTCTGGAGATGGTTCTTCGCCAGATGAAAAAAGAGGGAACGCCAATTCCAGAACCGAGCAAGCCGGAGGACATCACTTGGCACAACGAGTATGAGGGATACGGAGGATTCGTCTCGCTCATCGAGGCGTGGATGGAGAACGAGGACAACGAGCGGAACCGTTCTGTCCGCGTGAATTGCACAATTCCGCGCTGGATGAAGGAGTACGCAGACGAGGAAGGTCTAAACTACTCGCAGATTCTCCAGAACGGAATTCGCCGTCAGCTTCACATCGAACACGTGAGCGGATGA
- a CDS encoding methionine ABC transporter ATP-binding protein, with the protein MFAIELESIHKVYQTGRQSVHALRGVTLRVEEGQVYGIIGQSGAGKSTLLRCINLLERPTEGTVTVAGKRLTDLPARALQRERARIGMIFQHFHLLQSATVADNVAFPLRLAGVARRQARARVGELLELVGLGGYEHKYPAQLSGGQKQRVAIARALANDPAVLLCDEATSALDPNTTRAILDLLLDIQRRLGLTIVMVTHEMAVVQRVCDRVAVMDRGQVVEEGPLTEVFVSPRHAVTRSLLEADDPEAGQVRPRSGGTVARIVCAGAAAEGPFLQEAATHTSTRFSILHGKVDAVKDQPYARLTVEWLGEPMQVRDALQWLRRRGCRVDVWDEEGWRCAL; encoded by the coding sequence ATGTTCGCGATAGAGCTGGAGTCCATTCACAAGGTGTATCAAACCGGCCGCCAGTCCGTGCACGCGCTGCGGGGGGTGACGCTGCGCGTGGAGGAAGGGCAGGTGTACGGCATCATCGGCCAGTCGGGCGCAGGCAAGAGCACGCTCCTGCGCTGCATCAACCTGTTGGAACGTCCCACGGAGGGCACCGTCACCGTGGCAGGCAAGCGCCTGACCGACCTGCCGGCCCGGGCCCTTCAGCGGGAACGGGCCCGCATCGGGATGATCTTTCAGCACTTTCACCTGCTGCAATCGGCCACCGTCGCCGACAACGTCGCCTTCCCCCTGCGGTTGGCGGGGGTGGCGCGCAGACAGGCCCGGGCCCGGGTGGGGGAACTGCTGGAGTTGGTCGGCCTCGGCGGATATGAGCACAAGTATCCCGCGCAGCTCTCCGGCGGCCAGAAGCAACGGGTCGCCATCGCCAGGGCGCTGGCCAACGACCCGGCCGTCCTATTGTGCGACGAGGCGACCAGCGCCCTGGACCCCAACACGACCCGTGCCATCCTCGACCTTTTGCTCGACATCCAACGCCGCCTCGGCTTGACCATTGTCATGGTGACCCACGAGATGGCGGTCGTCCAGCGGGTGTGCGACCGCGTGGCGGTGATGGATCGCGGGCAGGTGGTGGAGGAAGGGCCGCTGACCGAGGTGTTCGTCTCTCCGCGCCACGCGGTCACCCGTTCCCTACTGGAAGCGGATGACCCGGAAGCGGGTCAGGTCCGTCCGCGGTCCGGAGGCACGGTGGCGCGTATCGTCTGTGCGGGCGCCGCCGCGGAAGGGCCGTTCCTGCAGGAGGCGGCGACGCACACGTCGACTCGGTTCAGCATCCTCCACGGGAAGGTGGATGCCGTCAAGGATCAGCCGTACGCGCGCTTGACCGTGGAGTGGCTGGGGGAACCGATGCAGGTGCGTGACGCGCTCCAGTGGCTCCGCCGGCGCGGCTGCCGCGTGGACGTCTGGGACGAGGAGGGATGGCGCTGTGCTCTCTGA
- a CDS encoding HAD hydrolase family protein, which translates to MALNGADVVESSTGKSLSCSRIGEEPLLRLIEWVEEQRLHCRLMGHRYTVCRNDQLDYVQRVWGVHFRNPEVLLPHDLRNYLGQPAEPVLKVAVGCRDSLRQAQVYAELRSWNAFEIARTEQGELELTARGTTKLSGVIRVIEPLKIPLANVIAFGNGENDVDLLRYAGKGYAVANAEPVVLEQISLRTASNDECGVAQVMERIIAEADLRLA; encoded by the coding sequence GTGGCATTGAACGGGGCGGACGTGGTCGAATCGTCTACCGGCAAGTCGCTCTCTTGTTCCCGGATCGGAGAGGAACCGTTGCTGCGGCTCATCGAGTGGGTGGAAGAACAGCGTCTGCACTGCAGGCTGATGGGACACCGCTACACGGTGTGCCGCAATGACCAGCTGGACTACGTGCAGCGCGTGTGGGGAGTACATTTCCGAAATCCAGAGGTTCTTCTGCCGCACGACCTGCGGAATTACTTGGGCCAGCCTGCCGAACCCGTCCTCAAAGTCGCCGTAGGATGCCGAGACTCCTTACGGCAGGCGCAGGTGTACGCAGAGCTTCGCTCCTGGAACGCGTTTGAAATCGCCCGCACCGAGCAGGGCGAACTGGAGCTCACGGCGCGTGGGACCACGAAGCTGTCCGGCGTTATCCGCGTGATTGAACCATTGAAAATTCCGCTGGCCAACGTGATCGCTTTCGGGAACGGAGAGAACGATGTCGACCTGCTTCGCTACGCCGGGAAGGGTTACGCGGTGGCGAACGCCGAGCCGGTGGTGTTGGAGCAGATTTCGCTAAGAACCGCCTCCAACGACGAGTGCGGTGTGGCGCAGGTGATGGAGAGGATCATCGCAGAGGCCGACTTGCGTCTGGCGTGA
- a CDS encoding phosphodiester glycosidase family protein: MRKLVAGIAALLYIYVSSSLLLFAGPFTALRGFVIDSLATTRHQYLLRPLSLFLLSDAEIAAHMPHILDTNARVTSADMSVTEDFRNVTDNSIEIHDYTGRTFQAKVMLVHNPNLVKVAVTKDLGVAGQTVSEMVAENHAIAGINAGAFQDVGWHGTGGMPLGITMHDGKLIGNDQSQWYQQPVIGITDEGVLVAGNYSVAQLKQLHVQEAVSFGPVLVRDGKGQVQGDGGWGLAPRTAIGQRADGTIIFVVTDGRFIHGPDNLGASLKDVQDIMLEYGATIAVNLDGGSSSTMVYNGKLVNQPVDILGERKVATAFIVMPNENRG, encoded by the coding sequence ATGCGCAAGCTGGTCGCCGGAATCGCGGCGCTTTTGTATATATACGTGTCGTCCTCACTGCTCCTGTTCGCCGGACCGTTTACGGCGCTGCGTGGATTCGTCATCGATTCTCTGGCGACCACGCGGCATCAGTACCTGCTGCGGCCCCTGTCTTTGTTTCTGCTGTCTGACGCGGAGATCGCGGCACACATGCCGCACATTCTGGACACGAACGCCCGCGTCACCAGTGCGGACATGAGCGTGACGGAAGACTTTCGCAATGTGACCGACAACTCCATCGAGATCCACGACTACACCGGCCGAACCTTCCAGGCGAAAGTGATGCTGGTGCACAACCCGAACCTGGTGAAGGTGGCGGTCACGAAGGATCTCGGTGTAGCCGGGCAGACCGTGTCCGAAATGGTGGCCGAAAACCACGCCATCGCCGGCATCAACGCGGGCGCTTTCCAGGACGTGGGCTGGCATGGGACCGGTGGCATGCCGCTCGGGATCACGATGCACGACGGCAAGCTGATTGGGAACGACCAGAGCCAGTGGTATCAACAGCCGGTGATCGGCATCACGGACGAGGGAGTGCTCGTCGCCGGCAACTACTCGGTCGCCCAGTTGAAGCAACTGCATGTGCAGGAGGCGGTCTCCTTCGGGCCGGTTCTGGTTCGTGACGGCAAGGGCCAAGTGCAGGGGGACGGCGGCTGGGGCTTGGCGCCCCGTACCGCCATCGGCCAGAGGGCGGACGGCACCATCATCTTCGTCGTCACCGACGGCCGCTTCATCCATGGACCGGACAACCTGGGCGCGTCCCTGAAGGACGTGCAGGACATCATGCTCGAGTACGGCGCCACCATCGCGGTGAACCTCGACGGGGGTTCCTCGTCGACGATGGTGTATAACGGAAAACTGGTGAACCAACCCGTGGACATCCTCGGTGAACGCAAGGTCGCCACAGCGTTCATCGTGATGCCGAACGAGAACAGGGGGTGA
- a CDS encoding methionine ABC transporter permease, translating into MVGVGTLLSTLIGLPIGVLLVLFSPHHLLANRPVYQVLSLIVNVLRSVPFIILMIALIPFTEWVMGTSIGTNAAIVPLVVGAAPFYARLAETALREVDPGVIEAAQAMGASTWQIVWWVLLPEARAGVLSGIVITAVALVSYSAMAGVIGGGGLGDLAVRYGYDRFQTDVMLVTIVVMMVLVQVMQGIGDWWVARLSRRGG; encoded by the coding sequence ATGGTCGGGGTGGGGACCCTGTTGTCTACGTTGATCGGCCTGCCCATCGGCGTGTTGCTGGTGCTGTTCTCGCCGCACCATCTGTTGGCCAACCGCCCCGTGTACCAAGTGCTGTCGCTCATCGTCAACGTGCTGCGGTCGGTGCCGTTCATCATCCTGATGATCGCGCTCATTCCGTTTACGGAGTGGGTGATGGGCACCTCCATCGGCACCAATGCCGCCATCGTGCCGCTGGTGGTCGGCGCCGCGCCGTTTTACGCACGCCTCGCCGAGACCGCCCTGCGGGAGGTCGATCCAGGGGTGATTGAGGCCGCGCAGGCGATGGGGGCGTCCACGTGGCAGATCGTGTGGTGGGTGCTCCTGCCGGAGGCGAGGGCCGGGGTCCTGTCCGGCATCGTGATCACGGCGGTTGCGCTGGTGAGCTATTCGGCGATGGCGGGTGTGATCGGCGGCGGCGGGTTGGGTGACCTGGCGGTGCGCTACGGGTACGACCGCTTCCAAACGGACGTGATGTTGGTTACCATTGTGGTGATGATGGTATTGGTACAAGTGATGCAGGGCATCGGCGATTGGTGGGTCGCCCGGCTGTCCCGGCGGGGAGGTTGA
- a CDS encoding Dabb family protein: protein MFTHIVFFKLKDPRPETAERLRQQILDMQGKIPELKSIEAGVDVLHEARSYDLALIARFDSLADMQAYQVHPVHQALLSELKKEVAGSAAVDFES, encoded by the coding sequence GTGTTCACGCATATCGTGTTTTTCAAGTTGAAGGATCCGCGTCCGGAGACGGCGGAGCGCCTTCGCCAGCAAATCCTCGACATGCAGGGCAAGATCCCCGAGCTCAAGTCCATTGAGGCCGGCGTCGACGTGCTCCATGAGGCGCGCTCGTATGATCTCGCGCTCATCGCCCGGTTCGATTCGCTGGCGGACATGCAGGCCTATCAGGTACACCCGGTGCATCAGGCGCTGTTGTCCGAGCTGAAGAAGGAGGTGGCCGGGTCGGCGGCCGTCGATTTCGAGTCGTAA
- a CDS encoding SDR family oxidoreductase — protein sequence MQMTGNTVLITGGATGIGLALAERFLKAGNQVIICGRREAKLEEARARHPELHTRACDLADPVQRAGLAEWLFQQFPHLNVVVQNAGIQQRTHVLHSPLPWSQLEQEIQINFAAPVHLTQLLLPHLVRQPRAAVIHVSSGLALAPAAWAPVYSATKAALHSYTVSLRIQLEGTAVEVVEVLPPAVNTDLGGPGLHTFGVPVDAFADAVFAALREGRVEIGYGGTEERLGLSARAATEAARQMWAGFVRNNPGFTGS from the coding sequence ATGCAAATGACCGGTAATACGGTGCTCATCACCGGCGGCGCCACCGGCATCGGCCTAGCACTGGCCGAGCGGTTCCTGAAAGCGGGCAACCAGGTGATCATCTGCGGGCGCCGTGAGGCCAAGTTGGAGGAAGCCCGGGCGCGCCATCCGGAGCTTCACACCCGTGCCTGCGATCTCGCGGATCCAGTCCAGCGGGCTGGGCTGGCGGAGTGGCTCTTCCAGCAGTTCCCGCACCTGAACGTCGTGGTGCAAAACGCGGGCATTCAGCAGCGCACGCACGTGCTGCACAGTCCATTGCCGTGGTCGCAGCTGGAGCAGGAGATCCAGATCAACTTTGCTGCTCCGGTCCACCTTACCCAGTTGCTGCTGCCACATCTGGTTCGGCAGCCGCGCGCGGCCGTGATCCACGTATCCTCCGGCCTGGCGTTGGCACCGGCCGCCTGGGCGCCGGTGTACAGCGCCACGAAGGCGGCGCTGCACAGTTATACCGTGTCATTGCGGATACAGCTGGAAGGGACCGCGGTCGAGGTGGTGGAGGTGCTGCCACCGGCGGTGAACACGGATCTCGGCGGACCTGGCCTGCACACCTTCGGCGTGCCTGTTGACGCGTTCGCCGACGCGGTGTTTGCGGCGCTTCGCGAAGGCAGGGTGGAGATCGGGTACGGGGGCACCGAGGAACGGCTCGGCCTGAGCGCCCGCGCGGCGACGGAGGCGGCGCGCCAGATGTGGGCCGGATTTGTGCGGAACAATCCTGGCTTCACAGGCAGCTGA